In Massilia violaceinigra, one DNA window encodes the following:
- a CDS encoding DNA-binding protein: MARQEVTFDEVAEAAISLRDDGARLSIDAVREALGTGSPNTIHQHLLAWRASQATPPEPPRADIPESVATVLSNWAQQFAHEAGAGVRDALAQSDSDMADLLAASQQLEAERDDLRAQLTGMTIARDQALATVSERDEDIQRLTVELRNARLVATEALVGKAKDQLAIEGKNEQLVDLRAQIERNVASQAAVSDARLTAEMELIGAVTARDNFESEIKDLRARLDASNAERSALRAEAEALRAQQ; this comes from the coding sequence ATGGCACGCCAGGAAGTCACATTCGACGAAGTTGCAGAGGCGGCCATCAGCCTGCGGGACGACGGCGCCCGGCTCAGCATCGACGCGGTGCGCGAGGCGCTCGGCACCGGTTCTCCCAACACCATTCACCAGCATCTGCTGGCCTGGCGCGCCAGCCAGGCCACACCGCCCGAGCCGCCCAGGGCGGATATTCCGGAGTCGGTCGCGACGGTCCTGAGCAACTGGGCGCAGCAGTTCGCGCACGAGGCCGGGGCCGGCGTGCGCGACGCGCTGGCGCAGTCCGACAGCGACATGGCGGACCTGCTCGCGGCAAGCCAGCAGCTCGAAGCCGAGCGCGACGACCTGCGCGCGCAGTTGACCGGCATGACGATCGCGCGCGACCAGGCTCTGGCGACGGTGAGTGAGCGGGATGAGGATATCCAGCGCCTGACGGTGGAGCTGCGCAACGCGCGCCTGGTTGCCACCGAGGCACTGGTGGGCAAGGCAAAAGACCAGCTGGCCATCGAAGGCAAGAATGAGCAGCTGGTGGACTTGCGCGCACAGATCGAGCGCAATGTGGCGTCGCAGGCAGCGGTATCGGATGCGCGCCTCACCGCCGAGATGGAGCTGATCGGCGCCGTGACCGCGCGCGACAATTTCGAGTCGGAGATCAAGGATCTGCGCGCGCGGCTCGATGCCTCGAACGCCGAACGCAGCGCCTTGCGGGCCGAGGCGGAAGCGCTGCGCGCGCAGCAGTAG
- a CDS encoding efflux RND transporter periplasmic adaptor subunit, producing the protein MIVPIAPPAERSSGAAMDQPLQRRRGRRAMTAAALALALLAGGAALWQQLPRGLQVARADARIASVTRGVFRDDVALRAIAVPLHSVMLDAVESGRVEEVFARDGAPVKHGEVLFRLSNPQRRLDLLAREAEHAQQISNLTNLRIALEASRMERERRGAELAFALTLADKQHARNAALAQKGFVSLSALEDSEDRVAQQRRLYESEKAGYRTETATQRDAVRQMEQAIGRLEAGLQLVNATIDALAVRAPVSGRLTDFHLQVGETVKPDQHLGRIDDVDQFKLAAQVDEYYLNRVAVGRQGTATINGRAHALTVSRIYPQIKEGRFALELAFADGQPKTLNPGQGTEALVTLGGASEALLLPHDAFINDSGGVAVYVLDKDGETAERRAIRTGRRNNTQVEVLDGLAPGERVIVSSYAGYGKAPRLQFLE; encoded by the coding sequence ATGATTGTTCCGATAGCCCCACCAGCAGAGCGCAGCAGCGGCGCCGCCATGGATCAGCCGCTGCAGCGGCGCCGCGGCAGACGCGCCATGACCGCTGCGGCGCTCGCGCTGGCGCTGCTGGCCGGCGGCGCGGCCCTGTGGCAGCAGCTCCCGCGCGGCTTGCAGGTGGCACGGGCGGACGCGCGCATCGCCAGCGTGACGCGCGGCGTGTTCCGCGACGACGTGGCCTTGCGCGCCATCGCGGTGCCGCTGCACTCGGTGATGCTCGACGCGGTCGAATCGGGCCGCGTGGAAGAAGTCTTTGCGCGCGACGGCGCGCCTGTGAAACATGGCGAGGTGCTGTTCCGGCTGTCGAACCCGCAGCGCCGGCTGGACCTGCTGGCGCGCGAGGCGGAGCACGCGCAGCAGATTTCCAACCTGACCAACCTGCGCATCGCGCTCGAAGCGAGCCGCATGGAGCGCGAGCGGCGCGGCGCCGAGCTGGCGTTCGCCCTGACCCTGGCCGACAAGCAGCATGCGCGCAACGCAGCGCTGGCGCAGAAGGGCTTCGTGTCTTTGAGCGCGCTGGAAGACTCGGAAGACCGCGTGGCGCAGCAGCGCCGCCTGTACGAGAGCGAGAAGGCCGGCTACAGGACCGAGACGGCCACCCAGCGCGACGCCGTCAGGCAGATGGAGCAAGCCATCGGCCGGCTCGAAGCGGGCCTGCAACTGGTCAACGCCACCATCGATGCGCTGGCCGTGCGGGCCCCGGTGTCGGGCCGCCTGACCGATTTTCATTTGCAGGTCGGCGAAACCGTCAAGCCCGACCAGCACCTGGGCCGCATCGACGACGTGGACCAGTTCAAGCTGGCCGCCCAGGTCGACGAGTACTACCTGAACCGGGTGGCGGTGGGCCGCCAGGGAACGGCCACGATCAATGGCCGCGCGCATGCGCTGACGGTAAGCCGGATCTACCCGCAGATCAAGGAAGGCCGCTTTGCGCTGGAACTGGCGTTCGCCGACGGCCAGCCCAAGACCCTCAACCCCGGCCAGGGTACCGAAGCGCTGGTCACGCTCGGCGGCGCCAGCGAAGCGCTGCTGCTGCCGCATGACGCCTTCATCAACGACAGCGGCGGCGTGGCGGTGTATGTGCTGGACAAGGATGGAGAAACCGCCGAACGGCGCGCGATTCGCACGGGCCGGCGCAATAACACCCAGGTCGAGGTGCTCGATGGCCTGGCGCCGGGCGAACGGGTCATCGTCTCGTCGTATGCCGGCTACGGCAAGGCGCCACGGCTTCAGTTCCTGGAATAG
- a CDS encoding ABC transporter ATP-binding protein has protein sequence MLKLLNVSKTFQGGEVRTTALDRITLDIDAGEYVAITGPSGCGKSTLLSVLGLLDTPDSGEYWFDGQNVAGWSEAQLNRLRRGRIGFIFQSFNLIEELSVAENVELALEYMNVPAKERRERVAAMLDKLGVAHRAKHRPSQLSGGQQQRVAIARALVANPAMLLADEPTGNLDSAHGDDVMRLLRQINAEGTTIIMVTHSPSHAAQASRTLRLLDGRILVDALQAA, from the coding sequence ATGCTCAAGCTACTCAATGTCAGCAAAACGTTCCAGGGCGGCGAAGTGCGCACCACGGCACTGGACCGCATCACGCTCGATATCGATGCCGGCGAATACGTGGCCATCACCGGGCCGTCCGGGTGCGGCAAATCGACCCTGCTGTCGGTGCTGGGATTGCTCGATACGCCCGACAGCGGCGAATATTGGTTCGACGGACAGAACGTGGCCGGGTGGAGCGAAGCGCAGCTGAACCGGCTGCGGCGCGGGCGCATCGGCTTCATCTTCCAGAGCTTTAACCTGATCGAGGAATTGTCGGTGGCCGAGAATGTGGAACTGGCGCTGGAGTACATGAACGTGCCGGCCAAAGAGCGGCGCGAGCGCGTGGCGGCGATGCTCGACAAGCTGGGCGTGGCGCACCGCGCCAAACACCGCCCCTCGCAGCTGTCGGGCGGGCAGCAGCAGCGCGTGGCGATCGCGCGCGCGCTGGTGGCGAACCCCGCGATGCTGCTGGCCGATGAACCGACCGGCAACCTCGATAGCGCGCATGGCGATGACGTCATGCGCCTGCTGCGCCAGATTAACGCCGAAGGCACCACCATCATCATGGTGACGCACTCGCCGTCGCACGCGGCGCAGGCATCGCGCACCTTGCGCCTGCTCGACGGCCGCATCCTGGTCGATGCCTTGCAAGCGGCGTGA
- a CDS encoding sensor histidine kinase, protein MASDAAPRRAIWAGALLLGAAAWSVGAHGAVSLTTAGGALAALVAVGLIRRGLAASAVVAPLPPLEIPVGVPHDQAQLAARVLALESQVEHAPIALFRIDSAQLPLAVEPVNANARRLLAPGRATDLDALRRTLAGLAPGQRRMIDVDTEQGIERALATAGALSIEGRPQRLVALTPMENELAAEAMQAWQKLVHVLTHEIMNSLTPVASLSHSARDMVHGVRASLPPDIAGDLAIALDAIARRADSLTHFVSGYRALASVPEAAPQRVVVQEMFARLSALIAPAWQARGGSADFRVEPESLELMADPGQLEQALVNLLQNAAQACAQRAAPHVAVSARLARGGRLRIEVCDNGPGVADEVIADIFTPFFSTKSKGGGIGLAMVRQLVHRNGGAVRYAKSVGAGARFIITF, encoded by the coding sequence ATGGCCTCTGACGCCGCGCCACGGCGCGCCATCTGGGCCGGGGCGCTGCTGCTCGGCGCCGCCGCGTGGAGCGTCGGTGCGCATGGCGCTGTCTCGCTGACGACGGCGGGCGGTGCCCTGGCGGCGCTGGTGGCCGTGGGGTTGATTCGTCGCGGACTGGCCGCGTCGGCGGTGGTGGCGCCCCTGCCGCCGCTGGAAATACCGGTCGGCGTGCCGCACGACCAGGCGCAACTGGCCGCGCGCGTGCTGGCGCTCGAATCGCAGGTCGAACATGCGCCCATCGCCCTGTTCCGTATCGACAGTGCACAGCTGCCCCTCGCCGTAGAGCCGGTCAACGCCAACGCGCGCCGCCTGCTGGCGCCCGGCCGCGCCACCGACCTCGATGCCCTGCGCCGTACCCTGGCTGGCCTGGCGCCGGGCCAGCGCCGCATGATCGATGTCGACACCGAACAAGGCATCGAGCGTGCCCTGGCGACTGCCGGCGCATTGAGCATCGAAGGCCGGCCGCAGCGGCTGGTGGCCCTGACCCCGATGGAAAACGAGCTGGCGGCGGAGGCCATGCAGGCCTGGCAAAAGCTGGTGCACGTGCTGACGCACGAGATCATGAATTCGCTCACGCCGGTCGCGTCGCTCTCGCACAGTGCGCGCGACATGGTGCACGGCGTGCGCGCCAGCCTGCCGCCCGATATCGCCGGCGACCTCGCCATCGCGCTCGACGCAATCGCCCGCCGCGCCGACAGCCTGACCCATTTCGTCAGCGGCTACCGGGCCTTGGCCAGCGTGCCGGAAGCGGCGCCGCAGCGGGTGGTGGTGCAGGAGATGTTCGCGCGCCTGTCGGCCCTGATCGCGCCGGCGTGGCAGGCGCGCGGCGGCAGCGCCGACTTCAGGGTGGAACCGGAATCGCTCGAACTGATGGCCGATCCGGGCCAGCTGGAACAGGCGCTGGTGAACCTGCTCCAGAACGCGGCGCAGGCGTGCGCGCAACGCGCCGCGCCGCACGTTGCGGTGAGCGCCAGGCTGGCGCGCGGCGGGCGCTTGCGGATCGAAGTGTGCGACAACGGGCCGGGCGTGGCGGACGAGGTGATCGCCGATATCTTCACACCCTTCTTTTCCACCAAAAGCAAAGGCGGCGGCATCGGCCTGGCCATGGTGCGCCAGCTGGTGCACCGCAATGGCGGCGCCGTGCGCTATGCCAAATCGGTCGGCGCCGGGGCGCGCTTCATCATCACATTTTGA
- a CDS encoding FtsX-like permease family protein, with the protein MKLTDFRIGWRTLLQEPAYSLVVIAGLGVGFAAALLLFGFVRFSWQYNAEVPGADHVYIVKQRYNVDPKAPWFDQAPMMLRMAAAKAPGVLASTAYIPTRPHIKGLTTTINGQLHAMDGLTVMPEFAGILGLQAVRGNLEAALERPEGFAITEAAAIHHFGTADIVGRTMLVEGKLLRATAVLRTPAANTTIPFEVLVGVRSVLAEAHVQEEMMTGKSGWWGKVLVRVDPAASVTALTASLQQAVDDAPGIQNVPPETKQRLGQRKVMDVALSSLRDAYFDRDMGQTEVIAAGERGNPVVIAALAAMAALILAMAAINYVNLAAVRVLRRQREVAMRKVLGAGVRQIVLQLLAESMLVALLATGLGLLLAWLALPLFAQLVDRKLDGMLSSANIGAALALGLALGALTAAYPAWIAMRVRPSQVLAGRGDSESARGMQLRRVMTVVQVATAMGFAAITLAIAWQTVYAMRVSPGFDPAPLLIVDLPETLRDSARVRSFVAALSAQPGVAGTAISEDAVGRHQVSWLRDLKRPGGISASMEMKSVSAAFFEQYRIAPRAGRLFGAAVDKENDPVPLVLNAIATRDLGFASPEAALGQTLLFTGFDNKVLQKRVVGIAPELRFQSLREPPHAMAYELWTAGMTLSVRATGSLAPVEAAVRSLWPRYFPDAMIKTHRADAILALNYAEDARVAKLLAIATGIALAIAAFGTYVLSAHTVQRRSKEIVLRKLHGARRRAIGLLVVREIGTLTAIAALIALPLAAVAINSYLATYVEHAPIGYWTLLFALASTVAVALVAVARHAWLAMRMLPADALRV; encoded by the coding sequence ATGAAACTTACGGATTTTCGTATCGGCTGGCGCACGCTGTTGCAGGAACCGGCGTATTCGCTGGTTGTCATCGCCGGCCTGGGCGTGGGCTTTGCGGCGGCCCTGCTGCTGTTTGGCTTCGTGCGTTTTTCATGGCAGTACAACGCCGAGGTGCCCGGCGCCGATCACGTCTACATCGTCAAGCAGCGCTACAACGTGGATCCGAAGGCGCCGTGGTTCGACCAGGCGCCGATGATGCTGCGCATGGCGGCCGCCAAGGCGCCCGGCGTGCTCGCCTCGACCGCCTACATTCCGACGCGCCCGCACATCAAGGGACTGACGACGACCATCAACGGCCAACTGCATGCGATGGACGGGCTGACGGTGATGCCGGAATTCGCCGGCATCCTCGGCTTGCAGGCAGTGCGCGGAAACCTCGAGGCCGCGCTGGAGCGGCCGGAAGGCTTTGCCATCACCGAAGCGGCGGCGATCCACCATTTCGGCACGGCCGATATCGTGGGGCGCACCATGCTGGTCGAGGGCAAGCTGCTGCGCGCCACGGCGGTGCTGCGCACGCCGGCCGCCAACACCACCATCCCGTTCGAGGTGCTGGTGGGCGTGCGTTCGGTGCTGGCCGAGGCGCACGTGCAGGAAGAGATGATGACGGGTAAATCGGGCTGGTGGGGCAAGGTGCTGGTTCGCGTCGATCCGGCGGCGTCGGTAACGGCGCTCACGGCATCGCTGCAGCAGGCCGTTGACGACGCGCCCGGGATCCAGAACGTTCCGCCGGAAACCAAACAGCGGCTGGGGCAACGGAAGGTGATGGATGTCGCGCTGTCGTCGCTGCGGGACGCCTATTTCGACCGCGACATGGGACAGACCGAGGTGATTGCGGCCGGGGAGCGCGGCAACCCGGTGGTGATTGCCGCACTGGCGGCGATGGCCGCACTGATCCTGGCGATGGCCGCCATCAATTACGTCAACCTGGCGGCGGTGCGCGTGCTGCGGCGCCAGCGCGAGGTGGCCATGCGCAAGGTGCTGGGCGCGGGCGTGCGCCAGATCGTGTTGCAGCTGCTCGCCGAATCGATGCTGGTGGCGCTGCTGGCGACGGGCCTGGGCCTGCTGCTGGCGTGGCTGGCGCTGCCCTTGTTCGCGCAGCTGGTCGACCGCAAGCTCGATGGCATGCTATCAAGCGCCAATATCGGCGCGGCGCTGGCCCTCGGCCTGGCGCTGGGCGCGCTGACGGCGGCGTATCCGGCGTGGATCGCCATGCGCGTGCGTCCCAGCCAGGTGCTGGCCGGGCGTGGCGACAGCGAGTCGGCGCGCGGCATGCAGCTGCGCCGCGTGATGACGGTGGTGCAGGTGGCCACCGCCATGGGCTTTGCCGCCATCACCCTGGCCATTGCGTGGCAAACCGTGTATGCCATGCGCGTCTCGCCCGGTTTCGATCCGGCGCCGCTGCTGATTGTCGACCTGCCGGAAACGCTGCGCGACAGCGCGCGGGTGCGCAGCTTCGTCGCGGCGCTGTCGGCCCAGCCGGGCGTGGCCGGCACCGCGATCTCGGAAGACGCGGTGGGACGCCATCAGGTGTCGTGGCTGCGCGACCTCAAACGTCCGGGCGGGATCAGCGCATCGATGGAAATGAAGTCGGTCAGCGCAGCGTTCTTCGAGCAGTACCGCATCGCGCCGCGCGCCGGGCGGCTGTTCGGCGCCGCCGTCGACAAGGAAAACGATCCGGTGCCGCTGGTGTTGAACGCGATCGCCACGCGCGATCTCGGCTTCGCCAGTCCCGAGGCCGCGCTGGGCCAGACGCTGTTGTTTACCGGCTTCGATAACAAGGTCCTTCAGAAGCGCGTGGTGGGCATCGCGCCGGAGCTGCGCTTCCAGTCGCTGCGCGAGCCGCCGCATGCGATGGCTTACGAGTTGTGGACCGCCGGGATGACGCTGAGCGTACGCGCAACGGGCTCGCTGGCGCCGGTCGAGGCAGCGGTGCGCAGTTTGTGGCCCCGGTATTTTCCCGACGCGATGATCAAGACGCACCGCGCCGATGCGATCCTGGCGCTCAATTATGCCGAGGATGCCCGGGTGGCCAAGCTGCTGGCGATTGCCACCGGCATCGCGCTGGCGATCGCGGCGTTCGGCACGTACGTGCTGTCGGCGCACACGGTGCAGCGGCGCTCGAAGGAAATCGTGCTGCGCAAGCTGCACGGGGCGCGCCGGCGGGCCATTGGCCTCCTGGTGGTGCGTGAAATCGGCACGCTGACCGCGATCGCGGCGCTGATCGCATTGCCGCTGGCGGCGGTGGCGATCAACAGTTATCTGGCGACCTATGTCGAGCATGCGCCGATCGGCTACTGGACCTTGCTGTTTGCGCTGGCGTCGACCGTGGCGGTGGCGCTGGTGGCCGTGGCGCGCCACGCGTGGCTGGCGATGCGCATGCTGCCGGCGGACGCGCTGCGGGTGTAG
- a CDS encoding DUF2238 domain-containing protein yields MYPSKRTSTVIMLLIFAVTWINPPWPVEQALHSSLTLVGFALLWKFSRRGGLTDFDFLLIAVFLSVHSIAARWLYSNVPYDAWGQALFHISIDQSFGWTRNNFDRLVHFLFGLCFTPGAISYLTSRRGLSVRLGFYIAVSAVMVTSLWYEWFEFAVAMILSSEDAESYNGQQGDMWDAHKDMLLATLGSLLWAWSALRAPSGGRGPQAGVDQ; encoded by the coding sequence ATGTACCCTTCCAAGCGCACGTCCACCGTCATCATGCTGCTCATCTTCGCCGTTACGTGGATCAATCCGCCATGGCCGGTGGAACAGGCGCTGCATAGTTCGCTCACGCTGGTCGGCTTTGCGCTGTTGTGGAAGTTTTCCCGGCGCGGTGGCCTGACCGACTTCGATTTCCTGCTCATCGCCGTGTTCCTGTCCGTGCACTCCATCGCCGCGCGCTGGCTGTATTCCAACGTGCCTTACGATGCGTGGGGACAGGCGCTGTTTCACATTTCCATCGACCAGTCGTTCGGATGGACCCGGAATAACTTCGACCGGCTCGTGCATTTCCTGTTCGGCCTGTGCTTCACGCCAGGAGCCATCTCGTACCTGACTTCACGGCGCGGATTGTCGGTGCGGCTGGGATTCTATATTGCCGTGTCGGCGGTGATGGTCACCAGCCTCTGGTACGAATGGTTCGAGTTCGCGGTGGCGATGATCTTGTCGTCGGAGGACGCCGAATCGTACAACGGGCAACAGGGCGATATGTGGGATGCGCACAAGGACATGCTGCTGGCCACCTTGGGCAGCCTCCTGTGGGCCTGGTCGGCGTTGCGCGCGCCATCCGGGGGGCGCGGTCCCCAGGCCGGCGTTGACCAATAA
- a CDS encoding sigma-54-dependent transcriptional regulator — MADTPARILILDDDADVAYAAQLVLRRCAAKVATLADPRQLARHLEGGVPDVVLLDFNFAPGRTDGAEGLAVLDQLRALPDVPAVIVMTAYADVALAVEAMKRGASDFLTKPWDNARLLAIVEGALARRAAPALPASGALDALMGESLPMRQLRALIASVGPTQANVMVLGENGVGKELVARALHLASRRAAGQFLAVDMGSLPEATLESELFGHRKGSFTDARSDRAGRFQAASGGTLFLDEIGNLPLAAQSKLLTALERREVTPLGADRPQAIDVRIVSATNLDEARLYDAQVFRPDLLFRLNTIVIRVPPLRERRDDIPALLRHYLAHYAQLYGKPPAAIAPDAFDALCAHPWPGNVRALRHACERAVILGQPGIHGLADFGLHGGEPAPVPRAASTDMLALDAIERDAVAAAMAQVRGNITHAAGLLGISRAALYRKRAKHGL; from the coding sequence ATGGCCGACACTCCCGCCCGCATCCTGATCCTCGACGACGACGCCGACGTCGCCTATGCGGCGCAACTGGTGCTGCGTCGCTGCGCGGCCAAGGTGGCCACGCTAGCCGATCCGCGCCAGCTGGCACGCCACCTGGAGGGCGGCGTGCCCGACGTGGTGCTGCTCGACTTTAACTTCGCACCCGGGCGCACCGACGGCGCCGAGGGCCTGGCGGTGCTCGACCAGCTGCGCGCGCTGCCGGATGTACCGGCGGTCATCGTCATGACCGCCTACGCCGATGTGGCGCTGGCGGTCGAGGCGATGAAGCGCGGCGCCAGCGATTTTCTGACCAAGCCATGGGATAACGCGCGCCTGCTCGCCATCGTCGAAGGCGCGCTGGCGCGGCGCGCTGCGCCTGCATTACCGGCCAGCGGCGCCCTCGATGCCCTGATGGGCGAATCGCTGCCGATGCGCCAGTTGCGCGCACTGATCGCCAGCGTCGGGCCCACGCAGGCCAACGTCATGGTGCTGGGCGAGAATGGTGTGGGCAAGGAGCTGGTCGCGCGCGCGCTGCACCTGGCCTCGCGCCGCGCCGCCGGGCAGTTTCTCGCCGTGGACATGGGCAGCCTGCCGGAAGCGACGCTGGAGAGTGAATTGTTCGGCCACCGTAAAGGCTCGTTTACCGATGCGCGCAGCGACCGCGCCGGCCGCTTCCAGGCGGCGTCCGGCGGCACGCTGTTTTTGGACGAGATAGGCAACCTGCCGCTGGCCGCGCAATCGAAACTGTTGACGGCACTGGAACGGCGCGAAGTCACGCCGCTCGGCGCCGACCGCCCGCAAGCGATCGACGTGCGCATCGTCAGCGCCACCAACCTCGATGAAGCCAGGCTGTATGACGCGCAGGTCTTCCGGCCCGACCTGCTGTTCCGCCTCAATACCATCGTGATCCGCGTGCCGCCCTTGCGCGAGCGGCGCGACGATATTCCCGCATTGCTGCGACATTACCTGGCCCATTACGCTCAGTTGTACGGCAAGCCGCCCGCCGCCATCGCCCCGGACGCCTTCGACGCGCTGTGCGCGCACCCCTGGCCCGGCAATGTGCGCGCGTTGCGCCACGCCTGCGAGCGCGCGGTGATACTCGGCCAGCCCGGCATCCACGGCCTCGCCGATTTTGGCCTGCACGGCGGCGAGCCAGCCCCGGTGCCGCGCGCGGCCAGCACCGACATGCTGGCCCTCGACGCCATCGAGCGCGACGCCGTGGCCGCCGCCATGGCTCAGGTGCGCGGCAACATCACCCATGCCGCCGGCCTGCTGGGCATCAGCCGCGCCGCGCTTTACCGCAAGCGTGCCAAGCATGGCCTCTGA
- a CDS encoding DUF2939 domain-containing protein → MKAIHLKLGIATLCVAAGAAYWYYSPLIALHQMRAAARENNAERFNERVDYPRLRESVKVQLSAAMNEEVKRNDTSGLGEAGAAIGKMLGIAMADKMVDAMVRPEFVMRAMEQGTLTPRPQRAEGDAAKKPDPKYTSERVGLSQFIMHLDPDKPGDRRMSLVMERHGLATWKLAEVRMSAPAAATR, encoded by the coding sequence GTGAAGGCAATTCACCTCAAACTCGGTATCGCCACGCTCTGCGTCGCCGCCGGCGCAGCGTACTGGTACTACTCCCCCCTGATCGCCCTGCACCAGATGCGCGCGGCGGCCCGCGAGAACAACGCCGAGCGCTTCAACGAGCGCGTCGACTACCCGCGCCTGCGCGAAAGCGTCAAGGTGCAGCTCAGCGCCGCCATGAACGAGGAAGTCAAGCGCAACGACACCAGCGGACTCGGTGAGGCCGGTGCGGCAATCGGCAAGATGTTGGGAATAGCGATGGCCGACAAGATGGTCGACGCCATGGTGCGGCCGGAATTCGTCATGCGCGCGATGGAACAGGGAACGCTGACTCCACGCCCGCAGCGCGCAGAAGGGGATGCGGCCAAGAAGCCCGATCCGAAGTACACGTCCGAGCGCGTCGGCTTGAGCCAGTTCATCATGCACCTCGACCCCGACAAACCCGGTGACCGGCGCATGTCGCTCGTGATGGAGCGACACGGCCTGGCAACGTGGAAGCTGGCGGAGGTGCGCATGAGCGCCCCCGCCGCCGCTACCAGATAA
- a CDS encoding GNAT family N-acetyltransferase — protein sequence MHIRRLVPSDASAFQSLRLASLQECPSAFSSSYEEECDTPLSTIEAHMAPDSGRNRFGAFDGAELVGIVGVGRESAPKLRHKGFVRGMVVAPAWRNKGVGRQLLAHALAFADAMHGLRQVTLTLTAGNAAALALYESMGFRQFGHEPRALCVDGVFYDDVYMLRDVGAG from the coding sequence ATGCATATACGCCGCCTTGTTCCCTCCGATGCCTCCGCATTCCAGTCGCTGCGTCTGGCGTCCCTGCAGGAATGCCCGTCCGCCTTCAGCTCCAGCTACGAGGAAGAGTGCGACACGCCGCTGTCCACCATCGAAGCGCACATGGCACCGGACTCGGGACGCAACCGCTTCGGCGCCTTCGATGGCGCGGAACTCGTCGGCATCGTCGGCGTGGGCCGCGAGAGTGCGCCCAAGCTGCGCCACAAGGGCTTCGTGCGTGGCATGGTGGTGGCGCCGGCCTGGCGCAACAAGGGCGTCGGCCGGCAGCTGCTCGCGCACGCGCTCGCCTTCGCCGATGCCATGCATGGTCTGCGCCAGGTAACGCTGACCCTCACCGCCGGCAACGCGGCAGCGCTGGCGCTGTATGAATCGATGGGATTTCGCCAGTTCGGCCACGAACCGCGCGCCCTGTGCGTCGACGGTGTGTTTTACGACGACGTCTACATGCTGCGCGACGTCGGCGCAGGCTGA
- a CDS encoding PEP-CTERM sorting domain-containing protein: MPHSIHRLCHVALAASALCAFPAQAQLASASSDITGFSYRLVDLDLADGITPYITITPADQSNVIRRSSSLYGNGAVTHFFTIGDIGTTALSEAFGSSSTHTGSDFMQAQAQYTAVTPGYQTFGGQNEYRFKFSLTPSTRLEFSADIALRANDTGGAIQALSGVTVQGLFVWTPPEVVDYTVFSYTASVEDGTRSDHFLGELRSGAIALDGYFKMTNHATVDANPPPPVPEPQTYAMLFAGLTLLGACARRRQAVSAR; encoded by the coding sequence ATGCCGCATTCCATTCACCGGCTGTGCCACGTCGCGCTTGCCGCCAGCGCCTTGTGCGCGTTCCCGGCCCAGGCGCAGCTGGCGTCGGCCAGCTCGGACATTACCGGCTTCAGCTACCGCCTCGTCGATCTCGACCTCGCGGACGGCATCACGCCTTACATCACGATTACCCCGGCGGACCAGAGCAATGTGATCCGCCGCTCGTCCAGCCTGTACGGCAACGGCGCGGTGACCCATTTCTTTACCATCGGCGATATCGGCACGACCGCGCTCAGCGAAGCGTTCGGCTCGTCTTCCACCCATACGGGTAGCGACTTCATGCAGGCGCAGGCCCAGTACACCGCAGTAACGCCGGGCTATCAGACCTTCGGCGGCCAAAACGAATACCGCTTCAAGTTCAGCCTGACACCATCGACGAGGCTGGAGTTTTCCGCCGATATTGCCCTGCGCGCGAACGACACTGGCGGCGCGATACAGGCGCTGTCGGGCGTGACGGTCCAGGGCCTTTTCGTGTGGACCCCACCCGAGGTGGTCGATTACACCGTCTTCAGCTACACCGCCTCGGTGGAGGACGGCACCCGCTCCGACCATTTTCTCGGCGAGCTGCGCAGCGGCGCCATTGCCCTGGATGGCTATTTCAAGATGACCAACCACGCCACTGTCGATGCCAATCCGCCGCCACCGGTCCCCGAACCGCAGACCTACGCGATGCTGTTCGCCGGCCTGACGCTGCTCGGTGCCTGTGCCCGCCGGCGCCAGGCTGTATCGGCCCGATGA